A genomic stretch from Halococcus saccharolyticus DSM 5350 includes:
- a CDS encoding NAD(P)/FAD-dependent oxidoreductase, with amino-acid sequence MTENPEPEHHRLVVAGSGIAGLTAAIYAARSNNEPLVLEGREPGGQLTLTTDVANYPGFPEGIGGPELVNDMQAQAERFGAEIRHGVIEHVDDSDRPFEIELADGTRLTADAVIAASGASARTLGIPGEDELMGYGVSTCATCDGAFFRDEEMIVVGGGDAAMEEATFLTKFASKVYVIHRREAFRAEDYWIDRLEEHVEAGDIEVVRNAELTEIRGSPDGGIEGASLVRHPEGHPTERLDDSETERFEMDVGAVFLAIGHTPNTDYLEDTGVEMDDAGYLDTRGGAGGGQTRTGVPGIFGAGDVVDYHYQQAVTAGGMGCKAAIDADDYLETLDEEPATDAEAALAESDD; translated from the coding sequence ATGACCGAGAACCCGGAGCCGGAGCACCACCGACTCGTCGTCGCAGGGTCGGGGATCGCGGGACTGACGGCGGCGATCTACGCCGCGCGCTCGAACAACGAGCCCCTCGTGCTCGAAGGGCGCGAACCGGGGGGCCAGCTTACCTTGACGACCGACGTCGCTAACTACCCGGGCTTTCCCGAGGGGATCGGTGGCCCCGAGCTGGTGAACGACATGCAGGCCCAGGCCGAGCGTTTCGGCGCGGAGATCCGTCACGGCGTGATCGAGCACGTCGACGATTCGGACCGCCCCTTCGAGATCGAACTCGCCGACGGCACGCGCCTCACCGCCGACGCCGTGATCGCCGCGAGCGGCGCGAGCGCGCGGACCCTTGGAATTCCGGGCGAGGACGAGCTGATGGGCTACGGTGTCTCGACGTGTGCGACCTGCGACGGAGCCTTCTTCCGCGACGAGGAGATGATCGTGGTCGGTGGCGGCGACGCCGCGATGGAGGAGGCCACCTTCCTCACGAAGTTCGCCTCCAAAGTGTACGTGATCCACCGCCGCGAGGCGTTCCGGGCGGAGGACTACTGGATCGACCGGCTCGAAGAGCACGTCGAGGCCGGCGATATCGAGGTCGTCCGAAACGCTGAACTCACCGAGATCCGTGGCTCACCCGACGGGGGCATCGAGGGTGCGTCGCTCGTTCGTCATCCCGAGGGTCACCCCACGGAGCGACTCGACGACTCCGAGACCGAGCGCTTCGAAATGGACGTCGGTGCGGTCTTCCTCGCCATCGGCCACACGCCGAACACCGACTATCTCGAAGATACGGGGGTCGAAATGGACGACGCAGGCTACCTCGACACCCGGGGTGGCGCTGGCGGCGGTCAGACCAGAACCGGAGTGCCGGGGATCTTCGGCGCGGGCGACGTCGTCGACTACCACTACCAGCAGGCCGTGACCGCTGGCGGGATGGGCTGTAAGGCCGCGATCGACGCCGACGACTACCTCGAAACCCTCGACGAGGAGCCCGCGACCGACGCCGAGGCGGCGCTCGCCGAATCCGACGACTGA
- a CDS encoding 2,5-diamino-6-(ribosylamino)-4(3H)-pyrimidinone 5'-phosphate reductase — translation MNVVVNAAMSADGKLSSRRRDRVRISGPKDFARVDAIRADCDGVAVGIGTVLADDPHLTVEDPDLRAERRERGDPEHPARVVIDTRARTPTDARVLDDAAETHLLVGEDAPDDRRAALRDAGAHLVEAGTERVDLAAGLDELESEGIDRLLIEGGGELLFSAFTAGVVDDLSVYVGSLIIGGRDAPTLADGEGFVEAFPELTLADVERLDDGVVLSYAVEG, via the coding sequence ATGAACGTCGTGGTCAATGCGGCGATGAGCGCCGACGGTAAACTCTCCTCGCGCCGGCGCGACCGGGTGCGGATCAGCGGTCCCAAGGACTTCGCGCGGGTCGACGCGATTCGAGCGGACTGCGACGGGGTCGCCGTCGGGATCGGCACCGTTCTCGCCGACGATCCCCACCTCACCGTCGAGGACCCCGACCTGCGTGCCGAGCGGCGCGAGCGCGGCGATCCCGAGCACCCCGCACGGGTGGTGATCGACACCCGTGCGAGAACGCCGACCGACGCCCGCGTGCTTGACGACGCGGCTGAGACCCATCTTCTAGTGGGCGAGGACGCCCCCGACGACCGACGTGCCGCGCTCCGCGATGCTGGCGCACACCTCGTCGAGGCCGGCACGGAGCGCGTCGATCTCGCCGCGGGACTCGACGAACTCGAATCGGAAGGTATCGACCGACTGCTGATCGAGGGCGGTGGCGAACTCCTCTTTTCGGCGTTCACGGCGGGCGTGGTCGACGATCTCTCGGTGTACGTCGGCTCGCTTATCATCGGCGGGCGCGACGCACCGACGCTCGCCGACGGCGAGGGGTTCGTCGAGGCGTTCCCCGAACTCACACTGGCCGACGTCGAACGACTCGACGACGGCGTCGTTCTCTCCTACGCCGTCGAGGGGTGA
- a CDS encoding cupin domain-containing protein — protein MDSDVVHTDDVPVTDLAEIDEIPPDLDIRSIDDALGTEKTNCKLWYFDPGEEITYHAHSEQEELYYIIEGEFSLKLGRSGEEEYHEVGPGTFYAAGPEVGHGHRYLGDDQGIVLAIGAPAVEDPGLDPHEID, from the coding sequence ATGGACTCCGACGTGGTCCACACCGACGACGTCCCGGTAACCGACCTTGCCGAGATCGACGAGATCCCGCCCGACCTCGACATCCGCTCGATCGACGACGCCCTCGGCACCGAGAAAACGAACTGCAAGCTCTGGTACTTCGATCCCGGCGAGGAGATCACCTATCACGCCCACTCCGAACAGGAGGAGCTCTACTACATCATCGAGGGAGAGTTCTCGCTCAAGCTCGGTCGGTCGGGCGAGGAGGAGTATCACGAGGTCGGCCCGGGAACCTTCTACGCCGCGGGTCCCGAGGTCGGCCACGGCCACCGGTATCTCGGCGACGACCAGGGGATCGTCCTCGCGATCGGCGCGCCGGCGGTCGAGGACCCCGGACTCGACCCACACGAGATCGACTGA
- a CDS encoding HVO_2922 family protein: MAEETLFETERTRDRAEIAAIFRSLADQFDGGTVTLADNGRSVTVRPPDQSTIEIELERERTDEGSDVEFEVEIEWSEPASEESVVQHEGDSAGETADAPPVTGEETAAESLARFEVFRDRADEWRWRLVHRNGNVIADGGEGYASKQNALKGLRSVRRNAPGARIDTE; encoded by the coding sequence ATGGCCGAGGAGACTCTCTTCGAGACCGAGCGAACCCGCGACCGCGCCGAAATCGCCGCGATATTCCGATCACTGGCCGATCAGTTCGACGGCGGGACGGTGACGCTCGCCGACAACGGCCGATCGGTGACCGTGCGACCGCCCGACCAGTCGACGATCGAGATCGAACTCGAACGCGAGCGAACCGACGAGGGATCGGACGTGGAGTTCGAAGTCGAGATCGAGTGGTCGGAACCCGCAAGCGAGGAAAGCGTCGTACAGCACGAGGGCGACAGTGCTGGCGAGACGGCCGACGCGCCGCCGGTGACCGGTGAGGAGACGGCAGCGGAGAGCCTCGCGCGGTTCGAGGTCTTCCGTGATCGGGCCGACGAGTGGCGGTGGCGGCTCGTCCACCGCAACGGCAACGTGATCGCGGACGGCGGCGAGGGGTACGCCTCGAAGCAGAACGCACTGAAGGGACTGCGGAGCGTCCGCCGGAACGCACCGGGTGCCAGGATCGACACCGAGTAG
- a CDS encoding phytoene/squalene synthase family protein, translating into MTTGSEESTDAERRRWCHDALDGTSRTFAITVDVLDEPMATQICVSYLLCRVADTVEDAGHIPSDVQVDLLETYDRALDPDDTTGIEAFAEAVEPWLPADPDADWTVVARAPRVVRAFEDLDPSAREAARDPIRELVSGMAMFVERYADTEGIRIETVDELEEYCWYVAGTIGTLITNLLARDASPERTRQLRENDRSFALLLQLVNVAKDVTDDYREENNVYLPATWLREHGVEPDGVCDPENTSAVASVIRRVADHASGYVDGARTYLEATPETRGNTLAAWTVPYLLAVGTLRELDERAEDVVREGGVKISRAEVLAIVNRFSDGVDRAAIERLRTQIAAAPFHQHAKRQQSD; encoded by the coding sequence ATGACTACCGGCTCCGAGGAGTCGACGGACGCGGAGCGTCGACGGTGGTGTCACGATGCGCTCGACGGGACCTCGCGCACGTTCGCCATCACCGTCGATGTGCTCGACGAGCCGATGGCCACCCAGATCTGCGTCAGCTACCTCCTCTGTCGTGTCGCCGACACCGTCGAGGACGCCGGCCACATCCCCTCCGATGTCCAGGTCGATCTGCTCGAAACGTACGACCGCGCGCTCGATCCCGACGATACAACCGGAATCGAAGCGTTCGCCGAGGCGGTCGAACCGTGGCTCCCCGCCGATCCCGACGCCGACTGGACCGTGGTCGCTCGTGCCCCGCGCGTCGTCCGGGCGTTCGAGGATCTCGATCCGAGCGCGCGCGAGGCGGCCCGTGACCCCATCCGCGAGCTCGTCTCCGGGATGGCGATGTTCGTCGAACGCTACGCCGACACCGAGGGAATCCGAATCGAAACCGTCGACGAACTAGAGGAGTACTGCTGGTACGTCGCGGGAACGATCGGGACGCTGATCACGAACCTCCTCGCACGGGACGCCTCCCCGGAACGGACGCGCCAGCTCCGCGAGAACGACCGCTCGTTCGCCCTCCTGCTCCAGCTCGTGAACGTCGCGAAGGACGTCACCGACGACTACCGCGAGGAGAACAACGTCTATCTCCCCGCGACGTGGCTCCGCGAGCACGGCGTCGAGCCGGACGGGGTCTGCGACCCCGAGAACACTTCCGCGGTCGCGAGCGTGATCCGGCGAGTCGCCGACCACGCGTCGGGCTACGTCGACGGCGCGCGAACCTACCTCGAAGCGACGCCCGAAACCCGCGGCAACACGCTCGCGGCGTGGACCGTCCCCTACCTGCTCGCGGTCGGCACCCTCCGCGAACTCGACGAACGCGCCGAGGACGTCGTCCGTGAGGGGGGTGTGAAGATCTCGCGGGCGGAGGTGCTCGCGATCGTCAACCGGTTCTCGGACGGCGTCGACCGTGCCGCGATCGAACGGCTCCGAACACAGATCGCCGCCGCACCCTTCCACCAGCACGCAAAGCGCCAGCAATCGGACTGA
- a CDS encoding glutathione S-transferase N-terminal domain-containing protein — translation MSLTLYRLEGCPYCELVVDRLDELDIEFESVWTEGLHSKRDEVKRVSGQRAVPVLVDDERGITMAESERIVEYLDTTYAA, via the coding sequence ATGAGCCTCACGCTCTACCGGCTCGAAGGGTGTCCGTACTGCGAGCTCGTTGTCGATCGACTCGACGAACTCGACATCGAGTTCGAGAGCGTCTGGACCGAGGGTCTCCACTCGAAGCGCGACGAGGTCAAGCGGGTGTCGGGCCAGCGTGCGGTCCCGGTGCTCGTCGACGACGAGCGCGGGATCACGATGGCCGAGTCGGAGCGGATCGTCGAATACCTCGACACCACCTACGCGGCCTGA
- a CDS encoding ArsR/SmtB family transcription factor, whose product MEAVLWYVLTGTRGGTNRVRILRALDERPRNANQLAEDLELDYKTVRHHLDVLEDNGVLQDSGDDYGAIYLPTDQARHHWDTVEEIIEQVE is encoded by the coding sequence ATGGAGGCCGTCCTGTGGTACGTGCTGACGGGTACTCGCGGCGGCACGAACCGCGTGCGTATCCTCCGGGCCCTCGACGAGCGACCGCGAAACGCGAACCAGCTCGCCGAAGACCTCGAACTCGACTACAAAACCGTCCGACATCACCTCGACGTGCTCGAAGACAACGGCGTGTTGCAGGACAGCGGCGACGACTACGGCGCGATTTATCTGCCGACAGATCAAGCGCGCCACCACTGGGACACCGTCGAGGAAATCATCGAACAGGTGGAGTGA
- a CDS encoding NUDIX hydrolase: METTRHLTATVYVVNDGATALHDHPRLGITIPPGGHVDRDELPYKAGLREVREETGLDADLVASVSDIDAPAGRALPQPRYRMLYDVDVHPDGRVSHQHIDLVYFARVDHREIEPAGDDEPGSDAWAWYAPDDLHTSDLDADTVQIGCEAIATVEDDT, translated from the coding sequence ATGGAAACGACCCGCCATCTCACGGCGACGGTGTACGTCGTCAACGACGGGGCGACGGCGCTCCACGACCATCCTCGACTCGGTATCACGATCCCACCGGGCGGTCACGTCGACCGCGACGAACTCCCCTACAAGGCGGGACTCCGTGAGGTGCGCGAAGAGACGGGGCTCGACGCCGATCTCGTCGCCAGCGTATCGGACATCGACGCGCCTGCCGGACGGGCGCTGCCGCAGCCACGGTATCGGATGCTCTACGACGTCGACGTACATCCCGACGGACGGGTGAGTCACCAGCATATCGATCTCGTCTACTTCGCCCGTGTGGATCACCGCGAGATCGAACCCGCGGGCGACGACGAGCCCGGATCGGACGCGTGGGCGTGGTACGCGCCCGACGATCTCCACACGAGTGATCTCGACGCCGACACGGTGCAGATCGGGTGTGAAGCCATCGCTACCGTCGAGGACGACACTTAA
- a CDS encoding peroxiredoxin family protein, translating to MPPSEGEHAPDFEALLCDGETFRPRRLADVLDGGCVVVFYGFSFSAIAENWWKRYDRAGWDDFDVPVVGVSRDGPYAQNAFLRDLDSPFRLFSDVEGTAADAYDLLTERDGMDSTRTARRSVFVLDAERQVVDRWLADDWISPVPREKIEAAIAERTR from the coding sequence ATGCCACCGAGCGAAGGCGAGCACGCGCCGGATTTCGAAGCGCTGCTGTGTGACGGCGAGACTTTTCGGCCGCGACGGCTCGCCGACGTACTCGACGGCGGCTGTGTGGTCGTCTTCTACGGGTTCTCGTTCAGCGCCATCGCGGAGAACTGGTGGAAGCGCTACGATCGCGCTGGATGGGACGACTTCGACGTCCCAGTGGTCGGCGTGAGTCGCGACGGGCCGTACGCCCAGAACGCCTTCCTCCGTGACCTCGACAGCCCGTTCCGCCTGTTCAGCGACGTCGAGGGCACCGCCGCCGATGCGTACGACCTGCTGACTGAACGCGACGGGATGGATTCGACTCGGACCGCGCGCCGCTCCGTCTTCGTTCTCGACGCCGAGCGACAGGTCGTCGATCGCTGGCTCGCCGACGACTGGATCTCGCCGGTGCCTCGCGAGAAGATCGAGGCCGCGATCGCCGAGCGGACACGGTAA
- a CDS encoding DUF2270 domain-containing protein, whose product MGESDRDWDEFDPEEREEREIGREMVSKSTGLGSVVAHFYRGEMSVVTTWRGRLDETINWAVTIIAAVLVYAFSTEGNHVILLTGMVVITMFLAIEARRYQAYDVYRARARLLQENLFANTLDPSQGVEHRNWRRELSEDYRNPTIKTPYTEALARRLRRIYLPFLLLMLAAWLFKLTAFSTRPVIEAARVGSVPGFVVFGIVGTFYAIVVAIAFWPRERHSKGEFGTVERGEWKESD is encoded by the coding sequence ATGGGAGAAAGTGACAGAGACTGGGACGAGTTCGATCCGGAGGAGCGTGAGGAACGCGAGATCGGGCGCGAGATGGTCTCGAAGAGCACGGGGCTGGGGTCAGTCGTGGCACACTTCTATCGCGGCGAGATGAGCGTGGTCACGACGTGGCGCGGTCGTCTCGACGAGACGATCAACTGGGCTGTGACGATCATTGCCGCTGTTCTGGTGTACGCCTTCTCGACCGAGGGCAATCACGTGATCCTCCTCACCGGGATGGTGGTAATCACGATGTTCCTGGCGATCGAAGCACGGCGCTACCAGGCCTACGACGTGTATCGAGCCCGGGCACGGCTGCTACAGGAGAACCTCTTCGCGAACACGCTCGATCCCTCCCAAGGCGTCGAGCACCGCAACTGGCGACGCGAACTCAGCGAGGACTACCGGAATCCGACGATCAAAACGCCCTACACCGAAGCACTCGCGCGTCGGCTCCGTCGCATCTATCTTCCGTTCTTGCTCCTCATGCTCGCCGCGTGGCTGTTCAAACTCACGGCCTTCTCGACTCGACCGGTGATCGAAGCGGCTAGAGTGGGATCGGTGCCGGGGTTCGTCGTGTTTGGTATCGTGGGAACGTTCTACGCCATCGTCGTCGCGATCGCGTTCTGGCCGCGCGAACGTCACTCCAAGGGCGAGTTCGGGACGGTCGAGCGCGGGGAGTGGAAGGAGAGCGATTGA
- a CDS encoding DUF357 domain-containing protein, whose product MSADLDEKTDRYERLLADALDAASVVPPDGTPLAESATEYREMAQSYLDDGRHFRETDDPVNALAAFSYGHAWLDAGARIGLFAVPTEDDLFTV is encoded by the coding sequence ATGTCCGCCGATCTCGACGAGAAGACCGATCGCTACGAACGGCTGCTCGCCGACGCACTCGATGCGGCAAGCGTCGTGCCGCCGGACGGAACTCCACTGGCCGAATCCGCGACCGAGTACCGCGAGATGGCACAGTCCTACCTCGACGACGGCCGGCACTTCCGCGAAACAGACGACCCAGTGAACGCGCTCGCGGCGTTTTCGTACGGACATGCGTGGCTCGATGCGGGTGCACGGATCGGGCTGTTCGCGGTGCCCACAGAGGATGACCTGTTCACCGTGTGA